The following are encoded together in the Neomonachus schauinslandi chromosome 15, ASM220157v2, whole genome shotgun sequence genome:
- the GRB7 gene encoding growth factor receptor-bound protein 7 has product MELGLSPPHLSSSPEDLYLAPGTPPGTPPPPDAPLPGEVKRSQPLPIPTSRNLLREEELRATSLPSIPNPFPELCSPPSQTPILGGSSGARGLLPRDTSCPHVVKVYSEDGASRSVEVAAGATARYVCEMLVQRAHALSDESWGLVECHPHLALERGLEDHESVVEVQAVWPIGGDSRFVFRKNFAKYELFRSSPHSLFPEKMVSSCVDTPTGISHEDLIQNFLNAGSFPEIQGFLQLRGSGRKLWKRFFCFLRRSGLYYSTKGTSKDPRHLQYVADVNESNVYVVTQGRKLYGMPTDFGFCIKPNKLRNGHKGLRVFCSEDEQSRSCWLAAFRLFKYGAQLYKNYQQAQSRHLRPSCVGSPPLRSVSDNTLVAMDFSGRAGRVIENPREALSAALEEAQAWRKNHRLSLPTPGSGTSLSAAIHRTQPWFHGRISREESQRLIGQQGLVDGLFLVRESQRNPQGFVLSLCHLQKVKHYLILPSEEEGRLYFSMDDGQTRFTDLLQLVEFHQLNRGILPCFLRHCCTRVAL; this is encoded by the exons ATGGAGCTGGGTCTGTCTCCGCCTCATCTCAGCAGCTCCCCAGAAGACCTGTACTTGGCCCCTGGGACCCCTCCTGGGACTCCCCCACCTCCCGATGCCCCTCTGCCTGGGGAGGTGAAGAGGTCCCAGCCTCTGCCCATTCCGACCAGCAG GAATCTTCTTCGAGAGGAGGAGCTGCGGGCAACCTCTCTACCCTCCATCCCCAACCCCTTCCCTGAGCTCTGCAGTCCTCCTTCACAGACCCCCATTCTTGGGGGGTCCTCCGGTGCAAGGGGGCTGCTCCCTCGAGACACCAGCTGCCCCCAT GTAGTGAAGGTGTACAGCGAAGATGGGGCCTCCCGGTCTGTGGAGGTGGCGGCGGGCGCTACGGCCCGCTACGTGTGTGAGATGCTGGTGCAGCGAGCTCATGCCCTGAGCGATGAAAGCTGGGGGCTGGTGGAGTGCCACCCCCATCTAGCACTGG AGCGGGGCTTGGAGGACCATGAGTCCGTGGTAGAGGTGCAGGCTGTCTGGCCCATTGGTGGAGACAGCCGCTTTGTCTTCCGGAAGAACTTCGCCAAGTATGAACTGTTCAGGAGCTCtcca CACTCCCTGTTCCCAGAAAAGATGGTCTCCAGCTGTGTGGACACACCGACAGGCATATCCCACGAAGACCTCATCCAG AACTTCCTGAATGCAGGCAGCTTCCCAGAGATCCAGGGCTTTCTGCAGCTACGGGGGTCCGGACGGAAGCTTTGGAAACGCTTCTTCTGCTTCCTGCGCCGCTCTGGCCTCTATTACTCCACCAAGGGCACCTCCAAG GATCCCAGGCACCTGCAGTATGTCGCAGATGTGAACGAGTCCAACGTGTATGTGGTGACCCAGGGTCGCAAGCTCTATGGGATGCCCACCGACTTTGGCTTCTGTATCAAG CCGAACAAGCTTCGAAACGGCCACAAGGGGCTTCGGGTCTTCTGCAGTGAGGATGAACAGAGCCGCAGCTGCTGGTTAGCAGCTTTCCGCCTCTTCAAG TATGGGGCGCAGCTGTATAAGAATTACCAGCAGGCGCAGTCTCGCCACCTGCGTCCATCCTGTGTGGGTTCTCCACCGTTG AGGAGTGTCTCTGATAACACCCTGGTGGCCATGGACTTCTCTGGCCGTGCTGGGCGTGTCATCGAGAACCCCCGGGAAGCTCTGAGTGCAGCCCTGGAGGAAGCCCAGGCCTGGAGG AAGAACCACCGTCTCAGCCTGCCCACCCCAGGCTCGGGCACGAGCCTCAGTGCAG CCATCCACCGCACCCAACCCTGGTTCCACGGACGCATTTCCCGAGAGGAGAGCCAGCGGCTCATCGGGCAGCAGGGCCTGGTAGACGG CCTGTTCCTGGTCCGAGAGAGTCAGCGCAACCCACAGGGCTTTGTCCTCTCCTTGTGCCACCTGCAGAAGGTCAAACATTATCTTATCCTCCCG AGCGAGGAGGAGGGCCGCCTCTACTTCAGCATGGACGACGGCCAGACTCGCTTCACCGACCTGCTGCAGCTCGTGGAGTTCCACCAGCTGAACCGTGGCATCCTGCCCTGCTTCCTGCGTCATTGTTGTACTCGCGTGGCCCTCTGA